The Claveliimonas bilis genome window below encodes:
- a CDS encoding DUF3847 domain-containing protein — translation MTTHDETERKKREELQAEIEDGKKKIRQLENREKVLRQKLSQEERRTRSHRLIVRGAVFESIVPEAKTMTDEEAAAFLRLALTSEEARGYLKKRTEGGKSE, via the coding sequence GTGACCACCCATGACGAAACCGAGAGAAAAAAACGCGAGGAATTGCAAGCCGAGATTGAGGACGGGAAGAAGAAAATCCGGCAGCTTGAAAATCGGGAAAAGGTGTTGCGGCAAAAGTTATCCCAAGAGGAACGCAGGACGCGCAGCCATCGGCTGATCGTCCGGGGTGCGGTCTTTGAGAGCATTGTGCCAGAAGCAAAGACCATGACCGACGAAGAAGCCGCCGCCTTTCTCCGGCTTGCCCTGACGAGCGAGGAAGCGCGGGGCTATCTGAAAAAACGCACCGAGGGCGGGAAAAGCGAATAA
- the mobQ gene encoding MobQ family relaxase gives MPQQGAAPLAPLTRLSLHTHKNSIPAFGVCTIFAGFHFIREVIPIAIYHCNISIVSRGKGKSAVAAAAYRSGEKLTNEWDGMTHDYTRKGGVVHTEIMLPPHAPPSFSDRSTLWNSVELYEKAGNAQLAREIDAALPIELSREEQIRLVREYCSSQFVSRGMCVDYAIHDTGKGNPHCHIMLTMRPLDERGAWAAKSQKEYDLDENGERIRLPSGRYKTHKVDLTGWNDKGNALLWRKAWADISNAYLERAGSPERIDHRSNAERGIGEIPTVHMGVAACQMEKKGIATEKGELNRNIQKANRLIREIRAQIGKLKEWIADLFKAWETAPEQPQQSPGLANLLMKYLSVQREKSRKYSQSWQRQHAADELKTVAKAVGYLSEHGISTLAELDATLSSVSDQADAIRAGMKTAEKRMKELQKLIEYGKNYTEYKPIHDELKKLKNGWTSKRDKYEEAHRAELTLWNAASRYLHANLPKGTKSLPIAE, from the coding sequence TTGCCGCAACAAGGGGCTGCACCCCTTGCGCCGCTTACGCGGCTATCCCTGCACACCCACAAAAACAGTATACCCGCCTTTGGCGTCTGTACCATTTTTGCGGGTTTTCATTTTATCCGGGAGGTGATACCCATAGCCATCTATCATTGTAATATCAGCATTGTCAGCCGGGGCAAGGGCAAATCAGCCGTTGCCGCAGCCGCCTACCGAAGCGGCGAAAAGCTGACAAATGAGTGGGACGGAATGACACACGACTACACCCGCAAAGGCGGTGTTGTCCATACGGAAATTATGCTGCCACCCCACGCCCCGCCCTCTTTCTCTGACCGTTCAACCTTGTGGAACAGCGTGGAGCTTTACGAGAAAGCCGGGAACGCCCAGCTTGCCAGAGAGATTGACGCGGCGCTCCCCATAGAGTTATCCAGAGAGGAACAGATCCGGCTTGTCCGGGAATACTGTTCCTCTCAATTTGTTTCCAGAGGAATGTGCGTTGATTATGCCATTCACGACACCGGCAAGGGCAATCCCCATTGTCACATCATGCTTACCATGCGCCCCCTTGACGAGCGCGGCGCATGGGCGGCAAAGTCCCAAAAGGAATATGACCTTGATGAAAACGGCGAGCGTATCCGCTTGCCAAGCGGCAGATACAAGACGCACAAAGTTGACCTGACCGGCTGGAACGACAAGGGCAACGCCCTCTTGTGGCGTAAGGCATGGGCGGATATTTCAAACGCCTACCTTGAACGAGCCGGAAGCCCGGAGCGTATCGACCACCGCAGCAACGCCGAGCGCGGCATTGGCGAGATACCCACCGTCCACATGGGCGTGGCGGCTTGCCAGATGGAGAAGAAAGGTATTGCCACCGAGAAAGGCGAACTGAACCGGAATATCCAAAAGGCAAACCGCCTTATACGGGAAATCCGAGCGCAGATTGGAAAGCTCAAAGAATGGATTGCCGACCTGTTCAAAGCGTGGGAAACCGCCCCGGAACAGCCGCAACAATCCCCCGGCCTTGCAAATCTGCTGATGAAGTATTTGAGCGTTCAGAGAGAAAAGAGCCGGAAGTATTCGCAAAGTTGGCAAAGGCAGCACGCCGCCGATGAACTGAAAACCGTTGCAAAGGCAGTAGGCTATCTTTCCGAGCATGGCATTTCCACCCTTGCGGAGCTGGACGCTACCCTTTCCTCTGTCAGCGACCAAGCCGACGCTATCCGGGCGGGCATGAAAACCGCCGAGAAGCGCATGAAAGAATTACAAAAGCTGATTGAATACGGGAAGAACTACACCGAGTACAAGCCCATTCACGACGAGCTGAAAAAGCTGAAAAATGGCTGGACGAGCAAGCGCGACAAGTACGAGGAAGCCCACCGCGCCGAGCTTACGCTATGGAACGCAGCGAGCCGCTATCTCCATGCAAATCTGCCGAAAGGGACAAAGAGCTTGCCTATCGCTGAATGA
- a CDS encoding IS3 family transposase has protein sequence MIFLALKTEDGRITGKISFYCRMLGISRQGFYKYLANKDRPWKYQDLADAMKEIISEDECNDTYGRIRMYQALLLKQPEGVHIPSERTVYRVMDQIGLSHRPKRKPNGLTKADREAMKSDDLLKRDFHSDAPLEKCITDITEIPARNGKLYVSAIFDCFDLSVLGLSMGTNMKADLCIQTLENALTAYPALEGAIIHSDRGTQYTSESYRQTIREHHIHQSMNSAGGRCHDNARCESMWARMKTELLYDRYDTRQMMVEELKALIWRYFLSYWNNRRICSANGGLPPMIKRRQYYEDLELVA, from the coding sequence ATGATCTTTCTCGCTTTGAAAACAGAGGACGGCAGGATTACCGGAAAAATTTCATTTTATTGCCGGATGCTTGGTATCAGCCGGCAGGGCTTCTATAAATATCTCGCAAACAAAGACCGTCCATGGAAGTACCAGGATCTGGCGGATGCCATGAAAGAAATCATCAGTGAGGATGAATGTAACGATACTTATGGACGGATCCGGATGTATCAGGCGCTGTTGCTGAAGCAGCCGGAGGGCGTACATATACCCAGTGAACGGACCGTATACCGGGTTATGGATCAGATCGGCCTGAGCCATCGGCCAAAGAGAAAGCCGAATGGACTTACAAAGGCAGACCGGGAAGCCATGAAATCGGATGATCTGTTGAAGCGGGATTTCCATTCAGATGCCCCATTAGAAAAATGTATTACAGATATCACGGAGATCCCGGCGCGCAATGGGAAACTGTATGTATCTGCGATTTTCGACTGCTTTGATCTTAGCGTCCTCGGTCTGTCAATGGGGACAAACATGAAAGCAGATCTGTGTATCCAAACACTGGAAAATGCCCTGACTGCATATCCCGCATTGGAAGGAGCGATCATCCACAGTGACCGTGGGACACAGTATACCAGTGAGTCTTACCGCCAGACCATCCGGGAGCACCACATCCACCAAAGCATGAACAGTGCAGGAGGACGCTGCCATGATAATGCACGCTGTGAGAGTATGTGGGCCAGAATGAAGACAGAGCTCCTTTATGACCGCTATGACACAAGGCAGATGATGGTAGAGGAATTAAAGGCGCTCATTTGGAGATACTTCCTCAGCTACTGGAATAACCGGAGGATCTGCTCTGCCAATGGCGGGCTTCCTCCCATGATAAAACGCAGACAGTATTATGAGGATTTGGAACTGGTAGCATAG
- a CDS encoding transposase, producing MARKYDHEYKVQAVKLAKEIGGAKAAKELGIPEGTIHTWLKAVRAGKLDVGEGSHTPASAMSLSEEITMLRKRVKEQDKEIRRLKEENEFLEEASAFFAASRRKSAKTRE from the coding sequence GTGGCACGTAAATATGACCATGAATACAAAGTACAGGCAGTGAAACTTGCCAAAGAAATCGGCGGCGCTAAGGCTGCTAAAGAATTAGGAATCCCTGAAGGAACCATCCATACATGGCTGAAAGCTGTAAGAGCTGGTAAGCTGGATGTTGGGGAAGGTTCCCATACCCCTGCCAGTGCAATGAGCCTGTCAGAAGAAATTACCATGCTGCGTAAGCGGGTGAAGGAGCAGGATAAAGAAATCCGCCGCCTGAAGGAAGAAAATGAATTTCTGGAGGAAGCCAGCGCTTTTTTCGCCGCCAGCCGTCGGAAGTCAGCAAAAACCAGAGAATGA
- a CDS encoding AAA family ATPase, which produces MYYTQEQINRANQADLVSFLQSQGEQLTRAGNEYRWKRHDSLTVRGNKWYRHSQSKGGGPIDFVMEFFGKSFTEAVELLTGEKGAAPPPDRPCPTSLSDFRLPPPNSDNRTARNYLTAARRIDEDVTGFFFARGDIYEDAAHHNAVFVGRDEDEIPRYAHSKGTAGNFRLDVKGSDKAFNFCYRGEGDRLFVFEAPVDLLSFLCLFKKAWQKQSYLSLGGVGEKALLRFLSDRPNIKTVYLCLDSDQAGNDACSRLAELVPEGLTVHRLVPLYKDWNEVLQHRAEITDGKYIREAVYGLKEPPQEETVEIIRMSEVDTQTVEWLWEPYIPFGKVTIVQGNPGEGKTTFALRLAAACTTGGTLPGMKPLPPFQVIYQTAEDGLGDTVKPRLIEAEADLDRVLVIDEAKRELTLSDERIEKAITQNGARLIILDPIQAYMGEKTDMNRANEVRPMFRRLADVAERTGCAVILIGHLNKAAGGQSAYRGLGSIDFRAAARSVLLIGRVKREPNVRVIVHDKSSLAPEGKPVAFCLDPETGFSWIGEYDITADELLSGAGGNTATKTEQAEKLILDLLADGKELASEDIVKAAAEAGISERTVQNAKRNMGGILGARRVGGQWYNFIKKKQPPEPAS; this is translated from the coding sequence TTGTACTACACCCAAGAACAGATAAACCGGGCGAACCAAGCCGACCTTGTTTCTTTCCTGCAATCACAGGGCGAGCAGCTTACCCGCGCCGGGAATGAATACCGCTGGAAACGGCACGACAGCTTGACCGTCCGGGGCAACAAGTGGTATCGCCACAGCCAGAGCAAGGGCGGCGGCCCCATTGATTTTGTCATGGAGTTTTTCGGCAAGAGCTTCACCGAAGCCGTGGAACTTCTCACAGGAGAAAAGGGAGCCGCACCGCCGCCGGACAGACCTTGCCCCACGTCCCTTTCCGACTTTCGGCTACCACCCCCAAACAGCGACAACCGAACAGCGAGGAACTACCTTACAGCAGCCCGCCGCATTGATGAAGATGTGACGGGCTTTTTCTTTGCCCGCGGCGATATTTATGAGGACGCAGCCCACCACAACGCCGTATTTGTGGGGCGGGACGAGGACGAAATACCGCGCTACGCCCACAGCAAGGGAACGGCGGGAAACTTCCGGCTTGATGTGAAAGGCAGCGACAAAGCCTTTAATTTCTGCTACCGAGGCGAGGGTGACAGGCTTTTTGTCTTTGAAGCCCCCGTTGACCTGCTCTCTTTCCTCTGCCTGTTCAAAAAGGCGTGGCAGAAGCAGAGCTATTTGTCATTGGGCGGCGTGGGAGAAAAAGCCCTGTTGCGTTTCCTCTCTGACCGCCCGAACATCAAGACCGTTTACCTCTGCCTTGACAGCGACCAAGCCGGAAACGACGCTTGCAGCCGCCTTGCGGAGCTTGTGCCGGAGGGCTTGACCGTCCACCGCCTTGTGCCGCTTTACAAGGACTGGAACGAGGTATTGCAGCACCGGGCAGAAATCACAGACGGGAAGTATATCCGGGAAGCGGTTTACGGATTGAAAGAACCGCCGCAGGAAGAAACCGTCGAGATTATCCGCATGAGCGAGGTTGACACACAGACCGTTGAATGGCTATGGGAGCCGTATATCCCTTTTGGGAAAGTAACCATTGTGCAAGGCAACCCCGGCGAGGGCAAGACCACCTTTGCCCTACGCCTTGCCGCCGCCTGCACCACCGGGGGAACGCTGCCGGGAATGAAGCCCTTGCCGCCATTCCAAGTGATTTACCAGACCGCCGAGGACGGGCTGGGCGATACCGTCAAGCCCCGCTTGATAGAAGCCGAAGCCGACCTTGACCGCGTGCTTGTGATTGATGAAGCCAAACGGGAGCTTACCCTCTCCGACGAGCGCATAGAAAAGGCAATCACGCAGAACGGGGCGCGGTTGATTATCCTTGACCCCATACAGGCGTACATGGGCGAAAAGACCGACATGAACAGGGCAAACGAAGTGCGCCCCATGTTCCGCCGCCTTGCCGATGTTGCCGAGCGTACCGGGTGCGCCGTTATCCTTATCGGACACTTGAACAAAGCCGCCGGAGGACAGAGCGCATACCGGGGCTTAGGTTCTATTGACTTCCGCGCCGCAGCAAGGAGCGTCCTGCTGATCGGGCGCGTGAAGCGGGAGCCGAATGTGCGCGTTATCGTCCATGACAAATCTTCCCTTGCGCCGGAGGGCAAGCCCGTTGCCTTTTGCCTTGACCCGGAAACAGGCTTTTCATGGATAGGCGAATATGACATAACCGCCGACGAGCTGCTATCCGGCGCGGGCGGGAACACCGCCACCAAGACCGAGCAAGCCGAGAAGCTGATACTTGACCTGCTTGCAGACGGGAAAGAACTTGCCAGCGAGGACATTGTAAAGGCCGCAGCCGAAGCCGGAATATCCGAGAGGACGGTACAGAACGCCAAGCGCAACATGGGCGGTATTTTAGGCGCAAGGCGTGTCGGCGGTCAATGGTATAACTTCATCAAGAAGAAGCAGCCACCCGAACCCGCAAGCTGA
- a CDS encoding GIY-YIG nuclease family protein, with protein MDAKRKKDLLLQWKNRRPEMGLISITCKSTGEMFVDISTDTQFAFNSHRFKLSANFHPNKRLQQLWQQYGENGFDYAVVKILKYENKDDDQTEKLKLLLEEYLAQTAQARRISK; from the coding sequence ATGGACGCTAAGAGAAAAAAAGACCTTTTATTGCAGTGGAAAAACCGCCGCCCGGAAATGGGGTTGATTTCGATTACCTGCAAATCAACCGGCGAAATGTTTGTAGATATTTCCACAGATACGCAGTTCGCTTTTAACAGTCATCGATTTAAGCTGTCAGCAAATTTTCATCCGAATAAAAGGCTTCAGCAATTATGGCAGCAATACGGTGAAAATGGATTCGACTATGCTGTTGTAAAGATTCTCAAATATGAGAACAAGGACGATGACCAAACTGAGAAATTGAAATTGCTTCTGGAAGAATACCTGGCACAGACGGCGCAGGCACGGAGGATTTCAAAATGA
- a CDS encoding DUF6530 family protein: MNEKIVLTAQGYDRVDGRNAYQSTVKKLTLGAPVNEENKKMQIAAQLWKENKDGELAISMELPIHQIFDLMIFLSRTLLYFKEAYRFPLLYNPDNPTVERIGVQGGVLPVEICVDNPNINEDIQTFSQSLSDLGELTGERLRTLTHIIEELELY, translated from the coding sequence ATGAATGAAAAGATCGTATTGACTGCACAGGGCTATGACCGTGTGGACGGGAGAAACGCCTATCAGTCCACGGTAAAAAAACTGACATTAGGTGCTCCCGTTAATGAGGAAAATAAAAAGATGCAGATTGCGGCGCAACTCTGGAAAGAAAACAAGGACGGCGAGTTGGCAATTAGCATGGAGCTTCCGATCCATCAGATCTTTGATTTGATGATCTTTTTAAGCCGTACCTTGCTGTACTTCAAGGAGGCTTACCGTTTCCCACTGCTCTACAATCCAGACAATCCCACTGTGGAGCGGATTGGCGTACAGGGTGGCGTTCTTCCGGTGGAAATCTGCGTAGATAACCCAAACATCAACGAGGATATTCAAACCTTTTCTCAGTCGTTAAGTGATTTGGGAGAATTGACTGGGGAGCGGTTGCGGACACTGACCCATATTATCGAGGAATTGGAGTTGTATTAG
- a CDS encoding AAA family ATPase has protein sequence MGHWYLSPNRRLTEEEQALVWQKPASHVESDAERRICDAVKRNWNRGEMKITNILLEGDAGSGKTQLAKALSADFGLPYTKITCFADMDKSDILGSILPVAGRENEAVQYQYYPSEIVRAYENGWLLEIQEPTVIRDAAVLMALNSALEPDGSINLPTRIVHRHPDFIAVITTNRGYNGCRPLNEALRDRVQHAEKMDLPSLKVMVERAGCKTGCSDTELLQTFARIIILLDKTAKANAIKGVAGMRSYFYWVDAVLQGVAPVDALYHKVIYKMTTDEEEIALLEQALKQQNQISALEELCVLPKSNTNGEELELRADGSSKAEPFEPKEDLPPSAALKRRADSEGHSDLPSETTVQTEQVQTGEDGTPIYHELSPEDAKQLQEEKLSFRKHLNSEAREAVKGSIHEKVGMIVHRPEATEPQREAYRETAQKLRPVILELSRKTQPLLEHEVSATFSGNRTYGTVFHAEKTASPDFRYFSRKNPPEENPSLAVALRIDQSASMNAFGRLEAAKQAAVAVYEFCKYCKIPVLIYGDTADRSPREKMSLYSYIDWEKPKLNEEAALMGIESISNNRDGMALRILAEKLMKASQNTKLLISISDGQPKAMPDYTGELANNDMKQVIQEYGRKGVLFLAAAIGQDKETICDIYGPERFLDITDLRQLPVRLVQIIARYL, from the coding sequence ATGGGACATTGGTATTTGTCCCCGAACAGACGATTGACAGAAGAAGAGCAGGCATTGGTTTGGCAGAAACCCGCTTCTCATGTAGAGAGTGATGCAGAGCGCAGGATCTGCGATGCCGTCAAACGCAACTGGAACCGGGGCGAGATGAAAATTACAAACATTCTGCTGGAAGGTGACGCAGGTTCCGGAAAGACACAGCTTGCCAAAGCTCTTTCTGCCGACTTCGGCTTACCATACACAAAAATCACCTGCTTTGCAGATATGGATAAATCGGACATTCTAGGGTCGATTCTTCCTGTGGCAGGTCGTGAAAACGAAGCGGTACAATATCAGTATTACCCCTCTGAAATTGTCCGGGCCTATGAAAACGGTTGGTTGCTGGAAATACAAGAGCCTACAGTAATTCGGGATGCGGCTGTTCTAATGGCGTTAAACTCAGCGCTAGAGCCGGATGGAAGCATCAACCTTCCTACCCGTATCGTCCACCGGCACCCGGATTTTATTGCGGTGATAACAACCAATCGGGGCTATAACGGCTGTCGGCCATTGAATGAGGCGCTCCGTGATCGTGTCCAGCATGCAGAAAAAATGGATCTGCCGTCTCTCAAAGTCATGGTGGAGCGCGCCGGCTGTAAAACAGGGTGTTCGGATACAGAATTGCTTCAAACCTTTGCCCGTATTATCATACTGCTGGACAAAACCGCAAAGGCGAACGCCATCAAGGGCGTGGCTGGTATGCGTTCCTATTTTTATTGGGTGGACGCAGTTTTGCAGGGAGTAGCACCGGTAGATGCCCTCTATCATAAAGTCATTTATAAGATGACAACGGACGAGGAAGAAATTGCCTTGTTGGAACAGGCGCTGAAGCAGCAAAATCAAATTTCAGCATTAGAAGAATTGTGTGTTCTTCCGAAATCCAATACAAACGGAGAGGAACTGGAGCTGCGTGCAGATGGCAGTTCCAAGGCGGAACCGTTTGAACCAAAGGAGGATCTGCCGCCTTCTGCGGCATTGAAGCGACGGGCCGATAGCGAGGGGCATTCTGATTTGCCATCGGAAACGACGGTTCAGACAGAGCAAGTGCAAACTGGCGAGGATGGAACACCTATTTATCACGAATTAAGTCCAGAAGATGCAAAACAGCTTCAAGAGGAAAAGCTCTCTTTCCGAAAGCATCTGAACAGTGAAGCCAGAGAAGCGGTCAAAGGTTCGATCCATGAAAAAGTGGGTATGATCGTTCACCGCCCGGAAGCCACAGAACCGCAGAGAGAGGCATACAGAGAAACCGCACAAAAACTTCGCCCTGTGATTCTGGAACTCTCCAGAAAAACGCAGCCTCTTTTAGAGCATGAGGTATCCGCGACATTTTCTGGAAACCGGACTTATGGTACGGTTTTTCATGCAGAGAAAACGGCTTCACCGGACTTTCGGTATTTCTCCAGAAAAAATCCGCCGGAAGAAAATCCTTCATTGGCGGTGGCATTGCGAATTGACCAGTCGGCGTCCATGAACGCTTTTGGGCGATTGGAGGCAGCAAAGCAGGCGGCGGTAGCGGTCTATGAATTCTGCAAATATTGTAAAATTCCCGTTTTGATTTATGGGGATACCGCTGACCGTTCTCCAAGAGAAAAAATGTCATTGTATTCCTACATTGACTGGGAAAAACCGAAACTGAATGAAGAAGCTGCATTGATGGGTATTGAAAGCATCAGCAACAACCGGGATGGAATGGCCTTACGGATTTTAGCTGAAAAACTGATGAAAGCGTCGCAGAACACAAAACTACTAATCAGTATCAGCGATGGACAGCCCAAAGCAATGCCGGATTATACCGGCGAACTGGCAAATAATGATATGAAACAGGTCATACAGGAGTATGGCCGAAAAGGTGTTCTGTTTTTGGCTGCTGCCATTGGACAGGATAAGGAAACCATTTGTGATATTTACGGACCGGAACGATTTTTGGATATAACAGACCTTCGGCAACTTCCTGTTCGGTTGGTTCAGATTATTGCAAGATATTTGTAA
- a CDS encoding replication initiation factor domain-containing protein encodes MNDKKFIEELRQKREEYGVPQTRLAVACGISREYYNRIEKGKQPLNDELKEVIEKQIERFNPQEPLFLLIDYFRVRFPTTDALAIIRDVLQLKADYMLYEDFGKYGYESKYVLGDINIMCSMQEHLGVLLELKGRGCRQMESYLLAQERSWYDFMLDCLTAGGKMKRLDLAINDKAGILDIPKLKEKYKAGECISYFRKQKDYSGTEKCGNDLPKNTGETLYLGSTSSELYMCAYQKNYEQHVKNCIEVEDTEIKNRFEIRMKNERAYYAVVDLLTYRDAERTAFSIINHYVRFVDREDDKPKSQWKTNDDWAWFVGENREPIRLTTKPEPYTLQKALHWLQRQVAPTIKMVQALDKENHTTILKDMIEQAELKDKHKHLLQLEKSTIEERIDIAVPNSVDV; translated from the coding sequence ATGAATGATAAAAAATTTATTGAAGAATTAAGACAAAAGCGTGAGGAATACGGAGTACCACAAACAAGGCTTGCCGTTGCTTGTGGTATCAGCCGTGAATATTACAACCGCATTGAAAAAGGAAAACAGCCATTGAATGATGAATTAAAAGAAGTCATAGAAAAACAGATTGAGCGTTTCAATCCACAAGAACCACTATTCCTGTTGATTGATTACTTTCGTGTCCGCTTTCCTACTACGGACGCATTGGCAATTATCCGTGATGTATTACAACTAAAAGCCGATTATATGCTTTATGAAGATTTTGGAAAATACGGATATGAAAGTAAATATGTTTTAGGCGACATCAATATCATGTGTTCCATGCAAGAGCATTTAGGTGTTTTATTGGAACTGAAAGGCAGAGGTTGTCGTCAAATGGAAAGTTATCTATTGGCACAAGAACGTTCATGGTATGATTTCATGCTTGATTGTTTAACGGCAGGTGGTAAGATGAAACGTCTTGATTTAGCAATCAATGATAAAGCAGGAATATTAGATATTCCAAAATTAAAGGAAAAATACAAGGCTGGCGAATGTATCTCCTACTTCCGTAAGCAGAAAGATTACAGCGGTACGGAAAAATGTGGTAACGATCTACCAAAGAACACAGGCGAAACCTTATATCTCGGTTCAACAAGCAGTGAATTATATATGTGTGCTTATCAGAAGAATTATGAGCAGCATGTCAAGAATTGCATAGAAGTTGAAGATACGGAGATTAAGAACCGTTTTGAAATACGCATGAAAAATGAACGAGCCTATTATGCAGTTGTAGATTTACTGACCTATCGGGACGCTGAACGCACCGCTTTCTCTATCATCAATCATTATGTCCGCTTTGTTGACAGAGAGGACGACAAGCCAAAAAGTCAATGGAAAACAAATGATGATTGGGCGTGGTTTGTAGGGGAAAACAGAGAACCGATACGATTAACTACAAAGCCAGAACCTTACACGTTGCAGAAAGCATTGCATTGGTTACAAAGACAGGTTGCACCAACGATAAAAATGGTACAGGCATTGGACAAAGAAAATCATACAACGATACTGAAAGATATGATTGAGCAGGCAGAACTCAAAGACAAGCATAAACATTTATTGCAGTTAGAAAAATCAACCATAGAAGAACGCATAGATATTGCTGTTCCAAATAGCGTTGATGTTTAA
- a CDS encoding sigma factor-like helix-turn-helix DNA-binding protein: MTEIEAYQEYIRRRHNAFCKAVIRYAAIGKIIRLRQKWDREISLDYLTNEKFVQLAEPEPDEEYPFIVCGQTVLLSNTALADAISVLPEQAREEILCYYFLRQPQRVIGAHIGRSRSTAGRHIQLALKRLREEMEVRRYE, from the coding sequence ATGACCGAGATTGAAGCATATCAAGAATATATCCGGCGCAGGCACAATGCCTTTTGTAAAGCCGTCATTCGATATGCCGCCATCGGGAAAATCATACGGCTGCGGCAGAAATGGGATCGGGAAATTTCCCTTGACTATTTGACAAATGAGAAGTTTGTCCAGCTTGCCGAGCCGGAGCCGGACGAAGAATACCCCTTTATCGTCTGCGGCCAGACCGTCCTATTGAGCAACACCGCCCTTGCCGACGCAATCTCTGTTTTGCCAGAGCAGGCGCGGGAAGAAATACTGTGCTATTACTTTCTACGGCAGCCGCAGCGCGTGATCGGCGCGCACATTGGCCGGTCACGCAGCACAGCGGGGCGGCATATCCAGCTTGCCTTAAAACGGCTGCGCGAGGAAATGGAGGTGCGCCGGTATGAGTAA
- a CDS encoding helix-turn-helix domain-containing protein produces the protein MSKLLPYETILKAREGDPEAVNVVLLHYAGYIRYFSKVDGQVNAEVEDYVKQRLIDCQFKFRLDYPPDEP, from the coding sequence ATGAGTAAACTTCTCCCCTATGAAACAATCCTCAAAGCCCGTGAGGGCGACCCGGAAGCCGTGAACGTTGTCCTGCTCCATTACGCCGGATATATCCGCTATTTCTCCAAAGTAGACGGACAGGTCAATGCCGAGGTGGAGGACTATGTGAAACAGCGGTTAATTGACTGTCAATTCAAGTTCCGGCTTGACTATCCGCCGGACGAGCCGTAA
- a CDS encoding plasmid mobilization protein: protein MRKKYNTPHRSRVVKTRLSEDEYADFTARLAPYGISQSEFLRQAIRRTTIRPVIHVSAVNDELLSAVGKLTAEYGRIGGNLNQIARYLNEYGAPYNALSGEVRAAIADLAALKYEVLQKVGDAVGNTQAYQL, encoded by the coding sequence ATGCGAAAGAAATACAACACACCCCACCGCAGCCGCGTTGTGAAAACCCGGCTGTCCGAAGATGAATACGCCGACTTCACAGCGCGGCTTGCGCCCTATGGTATCAGCCAGTCGGAATTTCTCCGGCAGGCGATACGGCGCACCACCATACGCCCCGTTATCCATGTGTCAGCGGTCAATGACGAACTGCTCTCCGCTGTCGGGAAGCTGACCGCCGAGTACGGCAGGATCGGCGGCAACCTCAATCAGATTGCCCGGTATCTGAATGAGTACGGCGCACCCTATAACGCCCTCTCCGGCGAGGTACGCGCCGCCATAGCCGACCTTGCCGCCCTCAAGTATGAAGTCTTACAGAAAGTAGGTGACGCAGTTGGCAACACTCAAGCATATCAACTCTAA